Proteins from a single region of Parasedimentitalea psychrophila:
- the pncA gene encoding bifunctional nicotinamidase/pyrazinamidase translates to MTNALIIIDVQNDFCPGGALAVPGGDEILPAINAMMADFDAVVLTQDWHPKGHSSFASSQDGKAPFDTTAMAYGPQVLWPDHCVQGTEGAAFHADLATHADLIIRKGYRPHIDSYSAFFENDQTTPTGLQGYLNERGIKELTIVGLATDFCVAFSALDAVRLGFKVRVELAACRAIDMDGSLNTALESMKNAGVTLGQM, encoded by the coding sequence ATGACCAATGCGCTTATCATCATCGATGTACAGAATGACTTTTGCCCCGGCGGCGCGCTGGCCGTTCCAGGTGGTGATGAAATCCTACCGGCGATCAATGCCATGATGGCGGATTTTGATGCGGTGGTTCTGACGCAGGACTGGCACCCTAAGGGACATTCGTCATTTGCCTCGTCGCAGGATGGAAAGGCCCCGTTTGACACCACAGCAATGGCCTATGGACCGCAGGTTTTGTGGCCGGACCATTGTGTGCAGGGCACTGAAGGCGCCGCGTTTCATGCGGATCTGGCGACCCATGCGGACCTGATCATCCGAAAAGGCTATCGCCCTCATATCGACAGCTACTCAGCCTTTTTTGAAAACGATCAGACAACCCCGACCGGATTGCAGGGCTACCTGAACGAGCGTGGTATCAAGGAGTTGACCATTGTTGGTCTGGCCACAGATTTCTGCGTCGCCTTTTCTGCGCTTGACGCTGTGCGCCTTGGCTTCAAGGTTCGGGTCGAACTGGCGGCCTGTCGCGCCATCGACATGGACGGGTCGCTGAACACCGCATTGGAGAGCATGAAAAATGCCGGGGTGACGCTCGGTCAGATGTGA
- a CDS encoding BCCT family transporter: MATILSLTISFGIVMALALVAFCVIKWWNLRVVGVTPVPLFTFIAILFTSGLDVGLIMFPLGEFPTYADSANAADYGFTNPLSIEFGFWGFLIWSFYFLTSFYFCVIEPRVKFFEIPFVKVLNNIVIVATCAFTASLFLIYLPYYMPEVRDGETVITTFYVIVFCVILAAAYSSTDIKFVKVLSVGSTFLFLGLIAFMWIYAGMSFGDMALNLSDLASGYFGNIHKFASPINDYHEFYLFWWFAWSIMIGQFTARFVGGLRVQYLLLALLVIPSIPLAIWFSVLYFYFANGIDTTGVLNIAMVIVGVTFVINSLDSLIRLYSDNFSLTTDRFGKATYVAGNVAVLFGLTLAFQSQWLQIQWIGAIVVGIYVVCVAYILLMKRAEVAAIKGSPEENELDFKKIESVH, from the coding sequence ATGGCGACTATACTATCTCTTACAATCTCATTCGGGATTGTAATGGCACTGGCGCTGGTGGCGTTTTGCGTCATCAAATGGTGGAATTTGCGGGTGGTCGGCGTCACCCCGGTGCCGCTGTTCACCTTCATTGCCATTTTGTTCACGTCCGGGCTTGATGTTGGGCTCATCATGTTCCCGCTGGGCGAGTTCCCAACCTATGCGGACAGCGCCAATGCAGCGGACTACGGCTTTACCAACCCGCTTTCGATTGAGTTCGGGTTCTGGGGCTTTCTGATCTGGAGCTTCTACTTCCTGACCAGTTTCTATTTTTGTGTCATTGAACCCCGGGTCAAGTTTTTTGAAATCCCGTTCGTAAAGGTTTTGAACAACATCGTCATCGTTGCCACCTGCGCCTTCACGGCCAGTCTGTTTTTGATCTATCTGCCGTACTACATGCCCGAAGTCCGTGACGGCGAGACAGTGATCACCACATTCTATGTGATCGTATTCTGCGTTATCCTGGCGGCCGCATATTCCAGTACCGACATTAAATTTGTCAAAGTTCTAAGCGTCGGATCGACGTTTCTGTTTCTTGGCTTGATTGCCTTCATGTGGATTTACGCCGGCATGAGCTTTGGCGATATGGCCTTGAACCTTAGCGATCTGGCATCTGGGTACTTTGGAAACATCCATAAATTCGCGTCTCCGATCAACGATTACCACGAGTTTTACCTGTTCTGGTGGTTCGCCTGGTCGATCATGATTGGTCAGTTCACGGCGCGGTTTGTCGGCGGTTTGCGGGTTCAGTATCTATTGCTGGCGCTGCTGGTGATCCCATCCATCCCATTGGCGATCTGGTTCTCGGTGCTGTATTTCTACTTTGCCAACGGCATCGACACCACCGGTGTTCTGAACATCGCCATGGTCATTGTTGGGGTGACTTTTGTCATCAACTCGCTGGACAGCCTGATCCGCCTTTACTCCGATAACTTTTCGCTGACCACCGATCGGTTTGGCAAAGCGACTTATGTCGCTGGCAACGTCGCTGTTCTGTTCGGCCTGACGCTGGCCTTTCAAAGCCAATGGCTGCAGATCCAGTGGATTGGTGCCATTGTTGTCGGCATCTATGTGGTCTGCGTCGCCTATATCTTGCTGATGAAGCGGGCCGAGGTTGCTGCCATCAAAGGATCACCAGAGGAAAATGAGCTCGATTTCAAAAAGATCGAATCTGTCCACTGA
- the gyrB gene encoding DNA topoisomerase (ATP-hydrolyzing) subunit B, whose amino-acid sequence MSGTEQAPAEYGADSIKVLRGLEAVRKRPGMYIGDTDDGSGLHHMVYEVVDNGIDEALAGHADAVTVKIHADSSVSVSDNGRGIPVDIHKEEGVSAAEVIMTQLHAGGKFDSNSYKVSGGLHGVGVSVVNALSVWLELRIWRNGKEHVARFEHGDTAEHLKVVGDCGDRTGTEVRFMASTDTFSNLDYVFETLEKRLRELAFLNSGVKIVLIDERPAERLETALLYDGGVKEFVKYLDRHKSPVMETPIYIIGERDDIVVEIAMWWNDSYHETVLPFTNNIPQRDGGSHVAGFRGALTRTINNYAQATGIARREKISFTGDDAREGLTCVLSVKVPDPKFSSQTKDKLVSSEVRPAVEGMVNEKLAEWFEENPAQAKQIVGKIIEAAHAREAARKARELTRRKTAMDVNFLAGKLKDCSEKDPSKTEVFIVEGDSAGGSAQTGRDRRTQAILPLKGKILNVERARFDRMLGSQEIGNLVMALGTGIGRDEFNIDKLRYHKIVIMTDADVDGAHIRTLLLTFFFRQMPELIEGGFLYIAQPPLYKVSRGKSERYLKDQAEMDDYLVNQGVEGAVLRLGNGEELAAQDLTRVVDEARKLKRVLDAFPTHYPRHILEQAAVAGGFVPGAVDADLQGVADRVAARLDQIALEYEKGWHGRITQDHGIRLARILRGVEEVRTLDGPMLRSGEARKAGSFTKSLQEIYSASATLVRRDRNQAIHGPLGLLKAILDEGEKGLSLQRYKGLGEMNPDQLWETTLDPDARVLLQVRVDDLIEADDLFTKLMGDVVEPRREFIQKNALSVENLDF is encoded by the coding sequence ATGTCCGGAACCGAGCAAGCCCCCGCAGAATATGGCGCGGATTCTATTAAGGTTCTCAGAGGCTTGGAGGCGGTCCGAAAACGTCCGGGCATGTATATTGGCGACACCGACGATGGCTCCGGTCTGCACCACATGGTCTATGAGGTTGTCGACAACGGCATTGATGAGGCGCTGGCCGGTCATGCCGATGCGGTGACGGTGAAAATTCACGCAGATTCATCGGTTTCGGTCAGCGACAACGGACGCGGAATTCCGGTTGATATCCACAAAGAAGAAGGTGTGTCCGCCGCCGAAGTGATCATGACCCAATTGCACGCGGGCGGTAAGTTCGACAGCAATTCGTATAAGGTCTCGGGGGGGCTGCACGGGGTTGGCGTGTCGGTGGTGAACGCACTGTCCGTCTGGCTGGAACTGCGCATCTGGCGCAATGGCAAAGAACATGTCGCACGGTTTGAGCACGGTGACACAGCGGAGCATCTGAAAGTGGTGGGCGACTGTGGCGACCGCACCGGCACCGAAGTGCGGTTCATGGCCTCGACCGATACTTTCAGCAATCTGGATTATGTTTTTGAAACTCTGGAAAAACGCCTGCGCGAGTTGGCTTTTCTGAATTCGGGTGTCAAAATTGTGCTGATCGACGAGCGCCCGGCTGAACGTCTGGAAACCGCGTTGTTGTATGACGGTGGGGTCAAGGAATTCGTCAAATATCTGGACCGCCACAAATCCCCAGTGATGGAAACGCCGATTTATATCATTGGTGAACGCGACGATATCGTGGTGGAAATCGCCATGTGGTGGAACGACAGCTACCACGAGACGGTGCTGCCGTTTACCAACAACATCCCGCAGCGCGATGGCGGCTCACATGTGGCCGGGTTCCGCGGTGCGCTGACCCGCACCATCAACAATTATGCTCAGGCCACCGGCATCGCCCGGCGTGAGAAGATCAGCTTTACCGGTGATGACGCCCGCGAGGGCCTGACCTGTGTGTTGTCGGTCAAGGTGCCAGATCCGAAATTCTCCTCTCAGACCAAGGACAAGCTGGTCAGCTCGGAAGTGCGCCCGGCGGTCGAGGGTATGGTCAACGAAAAGCTGGCCGAGTGGTTCGAAGAGAACCCGGCGCAGGCCAAACAGATCGTCGGCAAGATCATCGAGGCGGCCCATGCCCGTGAGGCGGCCCGTAAGGCGCGTGAATTGACCCGGCGCAAGACGGCGATGGATGTGAACTTCCTGGCAGGCAAGCTCAAGGATTGTTCCGAGAAAGATCCCTCCAAAACCGAAGTCTTCATTGTGGAAGGGGACTCAGCCGGGGGCTCGGCGCAGACTGGCCGGGACCGTCGTACACAGGCGATCCTGCCGCTCAAAGGTAAGATCCTGAACGTTGAGAGGGCCCGGTTCGACCGCATGCTGGGCAGCCAGGAGATTGGCAACCTGGTGATGGCACTGGGCACCGGCATTGGTCGCGACGAATTCAACATCGACAAGCTGCGCTACCACAAGATCGTCATCATGACCGATGCGGATGTTGACGGGGCCCATATCCGAACCCTGTTGCTGACCTTCTTCTTCCGGCAGATGCCCGAGCTGATCGAGGGTGGCTTTCTCTATATTGCGCAGCCGCCGCTGTATAAGGTCAGCCGCGGTAAGTCCGAGAGATACCTCAAGGATCAGGCGGAAATGGACGACTACCTGGTTAACCAGGGGGTTGAAGGCGCCGTATTGCGGCTGGGCAACGGCGAGGAGCTTGCCGCTCAGGATCTGACCCGTGTGGTTGATGAGGCGCGCAAGCTGAAGCGGGTGCTGGACGCCTTCCCAACCCACTACCCACGTCATATTCTGGAACAGGCGGCGGTGGCTGGTGGCTTTGTGCCCGGCGCTGTGGACGCTGATTTGCAGGGTGTGGCCGACAGGGTTGCGGCGCGGCTGGACCAGATTGCGCTGGAATACGAAAAAGGCTGGCATGGTCGCATCACCCAGGACCACGGCATCCGGCTGGCCCGCATTCTGCGCGGCGTCGAAGAGGTCCGCACCCTGGACGGACCGATGCTGCGCTCGGGCGAGGCGCGCAAGGCGGGCAGTTTCACCAAAAGCCTGCAGGAGATCTACTCCGCTTCAGCCACCCTGGTCCGCCGGGATCGCAATCAGGCCATCCATGGCCCATTGGGACTGCTCAAGGCGATCCTCGACGAGGGCGAAAAAGGCCTGTCGCTGCAGCGCTACAAGGGCTTGGGCGAAATGAACCCCGACCAGCTGTGGGAAACCACTCTGGACCCGGATGCCCGCGTTCTGTTGCAGGTACGGGTGGATGATCTGATCGAAGCCGACGATCTGTTCACCAAGCTGATGGGCGATGTGGTCGAGCCGCGTCGCGAGTTCATCCAGAAAAACGCATTGAGCGTGGAAAACCTGGATTTCTAA
- a CDS encoding LysE family translocator, producing the protein MSISVWDLLLYGGALFVLFLTPGPVWMALVARSLSGGFNAAWPLAVGVACGDILWPLVAVAGMSWLASEVSGLMVVMRWTACLMFVAMGVLLIRHAADGVQENKTLTRPGTWAGFLAGVAVILGNPKAILFYMGLLPGFFDLSQLTRGDVAAIVALSFLVPLLGNLALAASIHHLRRFITSPGTLRRINLISAGLLICVGLAIPLF; encoded by the coding sequence GTGAGTATCTCGGTTTGGGATCTGCTGCTTTATGGTGGGGCGTTGTTCGTCTTGTTCCTGACGCCGGGGCCGGTCTGGATGGCATTGGTGGCACGGTCCCTGTCGGGCGGGTTTAACGCGGCCTGGCCACTGGCGGTGGGGGTGGCCTGCGGCGATATTCTGTGGCCGCTGGTGGCGGTTGCCGGCATGTCCTGGCTGGCCTCCGAGGTGTCGGGTCTGATGGTGGTGATGCGCTGGACCGCCTGCCTGATGTTCGTTGCCATGGGAGTTCTGCTGATCCGTCATGCGGCAGACGGAGTGCAGGAAAACAAAACCCTGACCCGACCCGGCACCTGGGCGGGGTTTTTGGCTGGGGTCGCGGTGATCCTGGGCAATCCCAAGGCGATCCTGTTCTACATGGGGCTACTGCCGGGATTTTTTGATCTGTCACAGCTTACCCGGGGTGATGTGGCTGCCATTGTTGCCCTGTCGTTCCTGGTGCCACTGTTGGGAAATCTGGCGCTGGCGGCATCGATCCACCATTTGCGCCGCTTCATCACCTCGCCTGGGACTCTGCGGCGAATCAATCTGATTTCGGCAGGCTTGCTGATCTGTGTCGGTCTGGCGATCCCGCTGTTTTAG
- the recF gene encoding DNA replication/repair protein RecF (All proteins in this family for which functions are known are DNA-binding proteins that assist the filamentation of RecA onto DNA for the initiation of recombination or recombinational repair.), protein MLALTALTLSHFRSHKRSELALDGRPVAIHGANGAGKTNILEAVSLFSPGRGLRRAGAADMALRSAALGWKLSGQLQAPNQIFEIDTWSEAGAARQVRIDGKTASQIALGKICRVVWLIPAMDRLWIEAAEGRRRFLDRIVLSFDPSHAEASLSYEKFMRERNRLLKEQVRDPAWYRVLEAQMAEAGNRLHQARVRALEHLHRAQAEAETAFPTAELELIQSEGSMPGSEEDLREALAESRFRDLAAGRTLVGPHRSDLIGTFAAKGIPAKDCSTGEQKALLVSLILANARSLAQREGAPPMLLLDEVAAHLDADRCAALYDEICGLKAQAWMTGTGPELFDVLRGRAQMLQVTEADGLSQVHQA, encoded by the coding sequence ATGTTGGCTCTGACCGCCCTGACCCTGTCTCATTTCCGCTCGCACAAGCGGTCGGAGCTGGCGCTGGATGGGCGCCCGGTGGCCATTCATGGCGCCAATGGCGCTGGCAAGACCAATATTCTGGAGGCAGTGTCGTTGTTTTCTCCGGGGCGCGGTTTGCGCCGGGCAGGTGCGGCGGATATGGCGCTGCGCAGCGCGGCGCTGGGGTGGAAGTTGAGCGGGCAGTTGCAGGCTCCCAATCAGATTTTTGAGATTGACACCTGGTCCGAGGCTGGCGCGGCGCGGCAGGTTCGGATTGATGGCAAGACTGCCAGCCAGATTGCCTTGGGCAAGATCTGCCGGGTGGTTTGGCTGATCCCGGCGATGGATCGTTTGTGGATCGAGGCGGCTGAGGGGCGGCGGCGGTTTCTGGACCGCATTGTTCTGAGTTTTGATCCATCCCATGCCGAGGCCTCGCTGAGTTATGAGAAATTCATGCGCGAGCGCAATCGGCTGTTGAAGGAACAGGTGCGGGATCCGGCCTGGTACCGGGTGCTTGAGGCGCAGATGGCCGAGGCTGGCAATCGGCTGCATCAGGCGCGGGTGCGGGCGCTGGAGCATCTGCACCGGGCGCAGGCCGAGGCCGAGACGGCGTTTCCGACCGCCGAGTTGGAGCTGATCCAGAGCGAGGGCAGTATGCCCGGCAGTGAAGAGGATCTGCGGGAGGCGCTGGCCGAGAGCCGGTTTCGGGATCTGGCGGCGGGGCGCACGCTGGTCGGGCCGCATCGCAGTGATCTGATCGGCACCTTTGCCGCCAAGGGCATACCCGCGAAGGACTGCTCGACCGGCGAGCAAAAGGCACTGCTGGTTTCGCTGATCCTGGCCAATGCGCGATCTCTGGCGCAGCGGGAAGGGGCACCGCCGATGTTGTTGCTGGACGAGGTTGCGGCGCATCTGGATGCGGACCGATGTGCGGCGCTGTATGATGAGATATGTGGTCTGAAAGCGCAGGCCTGGATGACTGGAACCGGGCCAGAGCTGTTTGATGTCTTGCGCGGTCGGGCGCAGATGCTGCAGGTGACCGAGGCCGACGGCCTGTCGCAGGTTCACCAGGCGTGA
- the dnaN gene encoding DNA polymerase III subunit beta, producing MKISIERGALLKAVSQAQSVVERRNTIPILANVLIEAEGEHVQFRATDLDIEVVDKAVAQVERAGATTVSATTLHEIVRKLPDGALVSLTADAATGRLTVEAGRSNFSLATLPREDFPVMASSEYQSNFTAPAGMLRRLFDKSKFAISTEETRYYLNGVYMHTADGADGKALRCVATDGHRLARIDADLPAGAMDMPGVIVPRKTVGELRKLLDDDEMEIAVSVSETKVRFATPDITLTSKVIDGTFPDYTRVIPQGNTRRLEVDAKEFAQAVDRVATVSSERSRAVKLQLDEDRLILSVNAPDSGAAEEELAVAYSDERLEIGFNAKYLLEIANQVDRENAVFMFNSSGDPTLMREGNDQSAVYVVMPMRV from the coding sequence ATGAAGATCAGTATCGAACGTGGTGCCCTGCTGAAGGCAGTGTCACAGGCCCAGTCAGTTGTGGAGCGCCGCAACACCATCCCGATTCTCGCCAATGTTTTGATCGAGGCCGAAGGGGAGCATGTGCAATTCCGCGCCACCGATCTGGATATCGAAGTGGTCGACAAAGCGGTTGCTCAGGTAGAACGCGCTGGTGCCACCACAGTGTCAGCCACCACCCTGCATGAAATTGTCCGCAAACTGCCCGATGGGGCCTTGGTTTCCCTGACAGCTGACGCGGCCACCGGACGGTTGACGGTTGAGGCCGGACGGTCCAATTTCTCATTGGCGACGCTGCCGCGTGAGGATTTCCCGGTGATGGCGTCATCTGAATATCAGTCCAATTTCACCGCGCCTGCCGGCATGCTGCGTCGGTTGTTTGATAAATCCAAGTTTGCGATCTCGACCGAGGAGACCCGTTACTATCTGAACGGTGTGTACATGCACACGGCGGATGGGGCGGATGGCAAGGCATTGCGCTGTGTGGCCACCGATGGTCACCGTCTGGCCCGCATCGATGCGGATCTGCCGGCCGGCGCGATGGATATGCCTGGCGTCATTGTTCCTCGTAAAACCGTCGGCGAGTTGCGTAAGCTGCTGGATGATGACGAGATGGAGATCGCGGTGTCGGTAAGCGAGACCAAAGTGCGCTTTGCGACGCCTGATATCACGCTGACCTCAAAAGTGATCGATGGGACCTTCCCCGATTACACCCGGGTTATTCCACAGGGCAACACCCGTCGTCTGGAAGTGGACGCCAAGGAATTTGCCCAGGCGGTGGACCGGGTGGCGACCGTGTCCTCCGAGCGTTCGCGGGCGGTGAAGCTGCAACTGGACGAAGACCGGCTGATTTTGTCGGTCAATGCGCCAGACAGCGGTGCGGCCGAAGAAGAGCTGGCTGTGGCCTATAGCGATGAACGGCTGGAGATTGGTTTCAATGCCAAATACTTGCTGGAGATTGCCAATCAGGTGGATCGCGAGAACGCGGTATTCATGTTCAACTCCTCGGGGGATCCGACCCTGATGCGCGAAGGCAATGACCAGAGCGCAGTCTATGTTGTGATGCCGATGCGGGTTTGA
- the dnaA gene encoding chromosomal replication initiator protein DnaA: protein MTEDKWSQLRQRLLKTIGQNNYTTWIEPLEFDVLEGGVAIFHVPTNFMGNYVSQNFADLILHEFSLSGEPVQRLSFKVAANSPVRPARAPERAEEPYLELADRNVELENSAPRAASATLAKMETLQAAPLDPRFTFDSFVVGKPNELAHAAARRVAEGGPVTFNPLVLYGGVGLGKTHLMHAIAWELIARKPDLNVLYLSAEQFMYRFVQALRERRMMDFKHLFRSVDVLMVDDVQFIAGKGSTQEEFFHTFNALVDQNKQIIISADRAPGEIKDLEDRVKSRLQCGLVVDLHPTDYELRLGILQTKVTQYGTSYPGLQIADGVLEFLAHRISTNVRVLEGALTRLFAFASLVGREIDMDLTQDCLADVLRASERKITVEEIQRKVSDYYNIRMSDIIGPKRLRSFARPRQVAMYLSKQLTSRSLPEIGRRFGGRDHTTVMHGVKRIEELKQTDGQIAEDVEMLRRALEA, encoded by the coding sequence ATGACAGAAGATAAATGGAGCCAACTGAGACAACGGTTGCTCAAGACAATTGGCCAAAACAATTATACCACGTGGATTGAGCCACTTGAGTTTGATGTATTGGAAGGCGGAGTGGCTATATTCCACGTACCAACCAATTTCATGGGAAATTACGTTAGCCAAAACTTTGCAGATTTGATTCTGCATGAATTCAGCCTGTCCGGTGAACCGGTGCAGCGTTTGTCATTCAAAGTTGCTGCCAATTCGCCGGTCCGTCCGGCCCGCGCCCCTGAGCGTGCCGAAGAGCCTTATCTGGAATTGGCCGATCGGAACGTCGAGCTGGAGAATTCTGCTCCGCGTGCTGCCAGCGCGACTCTGGCCAAAATGGAAACACTGCAGGCCGCGCCGCTTGATCCGCGTTTCACATTCGACAGCTTTGTCGTTGGCAAGCCCAACGAGTTGGCCCACGCCGCCGCGCGCCGGGTTGCCGAGGGTGGTCCCGTCACCTTCAATCCGCTGGTGCTCTATGGGGGTGTTGGTCTTGGTAAGACCCACCTGATGCATGCCATCGCCTGGGAGCTGATCGCCCGCAAGCCCGACCTCAATGTGCTGTATCTGTCGGCAGAACAATTCATGTACCGCTTTGTGCAGGCCCTGCGCGAACGTCGCATGATGGATTTCAAACACCTGTTCCGGTCAGTTGACGTGCTGATGGTGGATGACGTTCAGTTTATCGCTGGCAAGGGATCGACACAGGAAGAGTTCTTTCACACCTTCAACGCGCTGGTGGATCAGAACAAGCAGATCATTATTTCAGCCGACCGCGCCCCGGGTGAGATCAAAGATCTGGAAGACCGGGTGAAGTCGCGGCTGCAATGTGGTCTGGTGGTCGATCTTCATCCCACCGACTATGAGCTGCGTCTTGGCATTCTGCAGACCAAGGTAACGCAATACGGCACCTCTTATCCGGGTCTTCAGATTGCCGATGGGGTGCTGGAGTTCCTGGCCCATCGCATTTCCACCAATGTGCGGGTGCTGGAGGGCGCTTTGACCCGTCTGTTCGCCTTTGCCTCGCTGGTTGGGCGCGAGATTGACATGGATCTGACCCAGGATTGCCTGGCCGACGTGCTGCGCGCCTCGGAGCGAAAAATCACCGTTGAAGAGATCCAGCGCAAAGTCTCCGACTACTACAATATCCGCATGTCTGACATCATTGGCCCCAAGCGGCTGCGCTCCTTTGCCCGTCCGCGTCAGGTGGCGATGTATCTGTCCAAGCAGCTGACCAGTCGGTCGCTGCCGGAAATTGGTCGCCGTTTTGGCGGCCGGGATCACACCACGGTGATGCACGGCGTCAAGCGCATCGAGGAGTTGAAGCAAACGGATGGTCAGATTGCTGAAGACGTCGAAATGCTGCGCCGCGCGCTGGAAGCATAA
- the rpsT gene encoding 30S ribosomal protein S20 — translation MANTPQAKKRARQNEKRFTVNKARRSRIRTFLRTVEEAIESGDKEVAAAALRAAQPELMRGVTKGVYHKNTASRKVSRLAARVKSLG, via the coding sequence ATGGCAAATACACCACAAGCAAAAAAGCGCGCCCGTCAGAACGAGAAGCGTTTTACTGTCAACAAAGCCCGTCGTTCGCGCATCCGCACCTTCCTGCGTACTGTCGAAGAAGCCATCGAATCAGGCGACAAGGAAGTGGCCGCTGCAGCTCTGCGCGCGGCTCAGCCTGAACTGATGCGCGGCGTCACCAAGGGCGTTTACCACAAGAACACTGCATCGCGTAAAGTCTCGCGCCTAGCAGCCCGCGTTAAATCGCTGGGTTGA
- a CDS encoding enoyl-CoA hydratase, translated as MAFETIIAEVQDHVSLIKLNRPDALNALNSVLLQELCAAVEEAEANDKVRCIVITGSEKAFAAGADIKEMAEMSFVDVFTGNLFADVNDRISAIRKPIIAAVSGYALGGGCEIAMMCDFIIAADTAKFGQPEINLGVIAGMGGSQRLTRFVGKSKSMDMNLTGRFMGAEEAERAGLVSRVVPAKKLIEEAMAAAQKIAEKSLLTAAAAKEAVNRSYELTLSEGILFERRVFHSMFATEDQKEGMAAFLEKREAQFRDK; from the coding sequence ATGGCCTTTGAGACGATCATCGCCGAAGTGCAGGACCACGTTTCCCTTATCAAGCTGAACCGGCCTGACGCGTTGAACGCGCTCAACTCCGTATTGCTGCAGGAATTGTGTGCCGCCGTGGAAGAGGCGGAAGCCAATGATAAGGTGCGCTGCATCGTGATCACCGGATCCGAGAAAGCCTTTGCCGCGGGCGCCGACATCAAAGAAATGGCAGAGATGAGTTTTGTTGACGTGTTCACTGGCAATCTGTTTGCCGACGTCAACGATCGGATTTCTGCCATCCGCAAGCCGATCATTGCTGCAGTCAGCGGCTATGCTTTGGGCGGTGGTTGCGAAATAGCGATGATGTGCGATTTCATCATTGCGGCGGATACTGCCAAATTCGGCCAGCCCGAGATTAACCTGGGCGTCATTGCCGGCATGGGCGGCAGCCAGCGTCTGACCCGCTTTGTTGGCAAGTCGAAATCCATGGATATGAACCTGACGGGTCGTTTCATGGGGGCCGAAGAAGCCGAGCGCGCCGGTTTGGTGTCGCGGGTTGTTCCCGCCAAGAAACTGATCGAAGAGGCAATGGCCGCGGCGCAGAAAATTGCCGAGAAGTCATTGCTGACAGCCGCCGCCGCCAAAGAGGCGGTGAACCGCAGCTATGAACTGACCCTGAGCGAAGGCATTCTGTTTGAGCGCCGGGTGTTCCATTCAATGTTTGCCACCGAAGATCAAAAAGAGGGCATGGCGGCCTTCCTGGAAAAACGCGAAGCGCAGTTCCGCGACAAGTAA
- the mutM gene encoding bifunctional DNA-formamidopyrimidine glycosylase/DNA-(apurinic or apyrimidinic site) lyase: protein MPELPEVETVRRGLSPAMEGAVISHAQVNRPDLRWPFPERMAERLTGARVLALRRRSKYLLVDLDRGETLLVHLGMSGRMTVSGDPLGQFVHDHPAAQKHDHVVFDMDNGARITFNDPRRFGAMDLLETATADQHKLLSVLGPEPLGNDFHEDYLIQAFAGRNTPVKSALLDQGIIAGLGNIYVCEALFRAKISPRRKAGQISAGRVAALVPVVRQVLSDAIDAGGSSLKDFRQADGTLGYFQHSFDVYGREGEPCKREGCGGTIGRITQSGRSTFYCGKCQR, encoded by the coding sequence ATGCCGGAATTACCCGAAGTTGAGACGGTACGCCGTGGATTAAGCCCTGCAATGGAGGGCGCGGTGATCAGCCATGCACAGGTCAACCGGCCTGACCTGCGCTGGCCGTTCCCGGAGCGTATGGCGGAGCGACTGACGGGTGCGCGGGTTCTGGCCTTGCGACGGCGGTCGAAATATCTGCTGGTGGACCTGGATCGTGGTGAAACACTGCTGGTTCATCTGGGCATGTCGGGGCGGATGACGGTATCGGGGGACCCGTTGGGGCAGTTTGTGCATGACCATCCGGCGGCGCAGAAACATGATCATGTGGTGTTTGACATGGATAACGGCGCCCGCATCACCTTTAATGACCCGCGCCGGTTTGGCGCGATGGATCTGCTGGAGACGGCAACAGCAGATCAGCACAAGCTGTTGTCGGTGCTGGGGCCGGAGCCACTGGGCAATGATTTTCACGAAGACTATCTTATCCAGGCTTTTGCGGGGCGCAATACGCCGGTGAAATCGGCGCTTCTGGATCAGGGAATCATCGCCGGCCTGGGCAATATTTATGTCTGCGAGGCATTGTTTCGCGCCAAGATATCGCCACGTCGCAAAGCTGGGCAGATTTCCGCCGGGCGGGTGGCCGCTTTGGTTCCGGTTGTCCGGCAGGTGCTGTCCGATGCCATTGACGCCGGCGGATCCTCGCTAAAGGATTTCCGGCAAGCCGATGGAACTCTTGGATATTTTCAGCATAGCTTTGATGTCTATGGGCGCGAGGGTGAACCCTGCAAACGTGAAGGTTGTGGCGGTACAATAGGTCGAATCACCCAGTCCGGGCGTTCAACCTTCTATTGTGGCAAGTGCCAAAGATAG